Within the Salvia hispanica cultivar TCC Black 2014 chromosome 4, UniMelb_Shisp_WGS_1.0, whole genome shotgun sequence genome, the region CCTGTGAAAAAGGAGCGTGTCCAATTTCAGATCGAGTTTGATTCCTTCGATGCTTCTCTCGCGGAGGAACTGAACGCAATCCGAGAAAAGGTCGAGCGGCTGCGGATCGATAAGGAGAAGACCGATAAGATGCTGAGAGAGAGAGCGCTCCTGCTCGATTCGCAGATGAAGGAGATCGTCGACAGAGGGATGCTGCAGAAGCACCTCGAGATTGAGGTCGATCGCCTCTTCCGATTGAAGGAGATCAAGCTTTCCTGCAAGGTATGCAGTCTAGAttgttaacattttttataaatatcgaATTGATTTGGCGCTGATTGTTGATGGAAATGTGTAGAGCGTATCGCCGATTCGGTCGTTGAGGGAGAAGGAGCAAGCGAAGAGGATAAATCAGGAGCAGGATCAGTTCAAGGCAAGTGCGATTTTGGGGATTAGGGtttatcttttgtttctcACTTTCATCTATCGATGAATTTGATGTGAGTTGGTTGCTGTGTTTGTTTTCAGGCCAAGAATCATTCTGAAGAAGTGAAAGAAGAAAGCATGAAGAGTGAGAAGTGAAGTGATTTTGGATACTCTTCGTCATCGCCATTTCTGTTTTTCCTCTGGAAAATCAGAGGCAGATTATCATTAGCACATACTCCTTTTACTTGATTTGAGAATGTTTCTGTTGTAATGTATTGTATGGTCACTTTCAAAATGGATAACTCTTTGATCAGTTTTTCAGtgttttttcttattcaagaaaaactatttcAGCATTATCATTCATTTGTAAGTAGcataataattatccaaaattCAGTGTAACAGATTTGGTTTCAAGATAAATAATCTACATGTAATATATAGGGTTTGGACAGAAATGATGACCAATCTTAATAGCTACACACCACGTGTGAATGATAACTTTAATTGTTGTGTTCAAGTCTTGACCAACTAACTATTCCCGATTTAGACCTGATCAACTAACTGCGGTTTCTAAGATCTACATGCATACTGTTTTCACGCTCCTAAATTAGAGTCTTTGCAgctgttaaaaaaaataaaaataaaatttggttcTACATTTATGAACTCATTAACTTTGAGATTTAATCTTACATTTATGCCTTGagcatataattaataaattcaaaatctatCTCCTTGATctgtttttcttgtttatatTCATTCAGAAAACAGTCTTCAGAATTAAAGATTCAAACTTTATTATATTGCACTTGTgggatttgttttgttgatgTTAGATCGGAGCATTGGAGAAAGGGCCCTTTCCTTCTTGATTGAAAGTGAgaatcttcaaagatatacACATTTGATAGAAGAAgatgagagaaaaagtgagtgtttttgtgtgtgtttgtgtgctAATGTTTGGATCAACCTGTTTTGGAACTTTCCTTGTGGAGAAAAACAATTTGAAGGTGACATCACCAGAGTCAGTGAAAGGCGTCTATGAATGTGCAATAGGAAATTTTGGAGTGCCTCAATATGGAGGAACAATGGTTGGCTCAATATTCTACCCCAAATCTAATCAGAAGGGCTGCAAGCCTTTCAAAGACTCTGACGTTTCGTGGAAGAACAAGCCCGGTGGCATCCCCGTCTTCCTCCTGGCAGATCGAGGAGGTAACGCGATACGAATATCTATTCCACCTCATTTCATATATACTCCTTTTGCATGTATTAAACATTGTTGAATGTTGTGTGGCAGAGTGCTATTTTACGTTGAAGGCGTGGAACGCTCAGAAGGCAGGGGTGGCGGCCATCCTCGTTGCAGATGACAGAGTCGAGCCTCTGATCACGATGGACACGCCCGAGGATGGGGACACGCAGCCGGATTACCTCCAAAACATAAGCATTCCTTCAGCATTGATCAGCAAAGGGCTAGGTGATAGGATCAAAGAAGTGTTGTCGAAAGGGGAGCTTGTGGGCATTAATCTTGATTGGAGAGAGGCTCTCCCGCACCCGGATGAGCGAGTCGAGTATGAGTTTTGGACTAATAGCAACGACGAATGTGGCCCAAAATGTGAGAGCCAGTTGAATTTCCTGATGAATTTCAAAGGGGCTGCTCAGATTCTTGAGCGGAAGGGATACACCGAGTTCACTCCTCATTACATCACGTGGTACTGTCCCGAGGCGTTCATCATGAGCCAGCAGTGCAAGTCGCAGTGCATAAACTACGGGAGGTACTGCGCTCCTGACCCCGAGCAGGACTTCAGCAGAGGGTATGATGGCAAGGATGTGGTTGTCCAAAACCTGAGGCAGGCGTGTTTCTTTAAGGTTGCGAAGGAAAGTGGGAAGCCATGGCAATGGTGGGACTACGTGACAGACTTTTCGATCAGGTGTCCAATGAAAGACAAGAAGTATAACAAAGAGTGTGCTGATAGAGTGATCAAGTCACTTGGTAGGCTAATCAAGAATGTGTTTTTCTGGCGTTCTTGATGATCTGATTGAGTCTTGTTTTGCAGGATACGACGTTAGGAAGGTCGATCAGTGCATTGGAGACGTTGAGGCGGACGTAGACAACCCTGTCCTAAAAGCAGAACAAGAAGCACAGGTTTGGATTTGGTTTTCTTTCTTTGGCTGAAGATTCTAATGAATGTGGATGCAATTTGTGATCAGATTGGGAAAGGCCCGCGAGGAGACGTGACTATACTGCCGACGCTAGTTATAAACAATCGACAATATAGAGGTATCAAGAGCAAGAAATGGCCTTTTGTGATATGACAGAAATGTGACAAGAATGATTTTATGCACTGTTTGATCTAGGCAAGTTGGACAAAGCAGCAATTCTCAAGGCCATTTGTTCGGGTTTCGAAGAGACTACTGAGCCTGCCATTTGCTTGAGTCGAGATATGGAGACGAACGAGTGCCTACAGAACAATGGAGGATGCTGGCAGGATGATTCTGCTAACGTTACCGCTTGCAgggtattttatttcatttcccAACTTAATGTTGTTATGGTTTAATGTTGTAGTACTAAGTAGCAAAGAGTGTTGCAGGACACTTTCCGGGGTAGGGTGTGCCACTGCCCGGTCGTGCAAGGAGTTAAGTTCGTAGGCGATGGCTATACTCACTGTGAAGGTATTATAATAGTCATGAAAGAGGCTTGAGAGAGTGATGAATAATGCATTTTGTTAATCTCTTTGTGCAGCTTCAGGGCCTTTGAGGTGTGGGATAAGCAATGGAGGGTGTTGGAAGGAAAAGAGGCACGGTCGAACGTATACGGCTTGCACTGTGAGTAGTATGGctgattttgatgattttgaactATTGAAATATTGTTGATTGTGGTGTGAAAGTTGCAGGATGATCATATATCTGGTTGCAGTTGCCCACAGGGATTTAGAGGAGATGGTGTAAGAGATTGTGAAGGTAATAACATCTTATGTAATGAGAATAGTGGATTTGTTGGTTTTACTAATTGTGATGAATTGTCTGTTAGATGTGGATGAATGCAAGGAAGAGCTAGCATGCCAATGCCCAAATTGCAAGTGCAAAAACACATGGGGGAGTTATGAGTGCAGCTGCAaaaatcatttactttacaTTCATGAACATGACACTTGTATTAGTAagtatatatagattaaagaaaaattgccGGAAAAATCACTAAGTTTTGATTGACCAAacttgatgattttttttgcaatttacCCTAGATTAATCGATTTTATTGGTGGAAGTGGAAATcaaatgaattatatatgcAGGTAAAGAGGGTGGTATTAGTGAAGTCAGTTGGGGCATAATGTGGGTGGTCATCCTAGGCTTGTGTATGGCTGGAGTAGTTGCCTATGCTCTTTACAAATATAGGCTTCGGGTAAGCCTCAACCGATTATTACGTACTTTTTATAAGCACGGATACGGCATGAGCACGTTTGATTTAGATGGAAAATACATGCAGGGTTACATGGATTCGGAGATAAGGGCTATAATGGCTCAGTACATGCCCTTGGACAATCAAGCTGAAGTGCCCAATCATGTTCCTCAAGGGACCGTCTAAGCAGCTATTACCATCAAATTCGATATCCGGGTTATGTATGTAGACTAATGTTTTCGTGCATGAATAGTGTGAGGAACCAGTGAGGACTGAACTCAAGATCACTCGTTTTTATTCGGTACAAATTATTTCGATGGTTATCCCAGCATATAACCCTTATAGACATGATCAAGTAGTAgctgatttaattaattactatatatcaaatataattcatgtttatagtgaaattaTGTCTTGAGTGTGacaaattgaaaatacatcaaatagtagtacatttttgCGTGGCTGTGacaaattggaaaataatgaaaaagatTGATATTATTGATGCTTCTGATGATAGTACTATAATCTTCACTATTTAATGAAGAATATTTGTAGTAAGTTAGAAGGTCGCCCATCATATGGGCCCAATAACAGCCTAGTTTTACATTGATTTGATTCAATAGCTGTATTGGGCTTCGagtgtttgtttattttccaTATTGGTATCATATTATCACgcaaaattgtaatttaaaatacaattatcTATCATATACTGTATATGTATGCACATTATTGATTCAACGAACTACTATAAAATTCGTGCCGTGTTTGTTTatctcttaattaattactgtACGTGGATTAAGTGTGTACATGTTACACCTATAAAGGGAAATTACTTGTTCAAAGTAAACAAGGTACATCCCCTTTGTTCTTTTCCAAAATGTACAAAACATACTGGTACGGCATAACATGTCACATTCAACATTCCACAAATTCATGCTGTAATGTTTTTCGATAAAAGGGCACCAGAAcataaagaaacaaattaattgaataaaattttcgaaatcaTGGTAATGGTCCTGCAAGAGTAGAAATGACCAAATCACAGGAAATTTCTCAGTAATTTCATGGTGGAAAATGACCAAATAATGAGGAAAGTTCGCAGTCATTTCTTCAAAATTGTCTTCACTTTCCTTACCAATATCACCACATTTTTcgaatattcaaaaatatctTACTTCTACTTGATAAACTAAcctacataaataaatatttataggttAGATTTTCACCTAGGTTGGTCACGTGGCCAAGTTGCTAAACCCACGCGGCGGAATGCCGCGTCTCAACATTTTGGTGTCGACTGCAGCAAAATGTACTCCAATAGTCCATCCTAAAAGATCATCAATTTTCTTCATGTAATAATATGAtgtttatgtatataaattaaacatgtataattagatttttatgatattttgcaGTAAAATACGTGCATAAATACTCATTCATTTaagttaaatttatatattacatattaattctttaaaataattttaaaaaagattatatattcaaaggaaatatttagatattaaagaaaagattaattttttattgaatgttgcaTAATTTGTTCAAATCAAACTTAAAACTATGTGCAGATGTTTATAGGCCTTTCATatcatctttttttctctatttttataaaataatagttatacaattaataataataataattcatataaataaaatttagttatattcaaattttagggGCATTATGTAAGtacaatttgtaatttgtaaaatcTATCAACACTACATAATAAGTTGTAACCGTCGTAAAATCTATCAACACttgatcaatttaattatgataattatgtGATGTCACGAAATAAGTGAaccatttattttgtttcacttGTATGTTTATCTCCCCATTTCTTTCGCGGCACAAATAATTGACACCAATTGCGTGGTAGTTATCCCACCGCGTCACCAAGGCAAGAGCATTCGAAATAATTCTACTTTCAAATAGCTACCAAAAgtccaaaaccaaaatcctTAAATGCAATATCACTCAACTATTTTCAACTAagtatttcattaacttttcaTGGTTGTTATATCTACAGCACTGCGTAGGCCCCTTCAATTTGACGTTTTCTAGTAGAGCGTTGAGcacaattttcataatttcaattcTTATCCAACCttgtcaatttatttatttttaatgtaaaatacaatgaaaaaagtactactccaATAAAATACAACTTAGATTGGTaagatatttctttttcatgaAGTTCGGGTATCtgttctaaaataaataaaacctaTTCGATTTACCTCAGAAAATTGTATAGATTCATTAAACACTAAACCCTCCAAATTGTTTTCGTTCagacaatttataaaaaaaaaacaatgaaaaaagtactactccagtgaacttttttactttttaaaagtaagttttatggaaataagtCTATACATTTTAGAATacttgaaaaatgaaaaaaaaaaaaacaaaaaaaaaaaacatgtagGAGTATATGATTGAGATGAAGAAAGTGCACTATGTTTGTTGAATTTGTGAGATGCCAAATGGCCCCGTATA harbors:
- the LOC125224256 gene encoding uncharacterized protein LOC125224256; its protein translation is MLVARSPISGHKLHHRPSSGRKPLQPKNSPSTPSATKLKPNPNPNHAAVFWGEIDQSNKENIYSTPVKKERVQFQIEFDSFDASLAEELNAIREKVERLRIDKEKTDKMLRERALLLDSQMKEIVDRGMLQKHLEIEVDRLFRLKEIKLSCKSVSPIRSLREKEQAKRINQEQDQFKAKNHSEEVKEESMKSEK
- the LOC125221875 gene encoding vacuolar-sorting receptor 1-like, producing MREKVSVFVCVCVLMFGSTCFGTFLVEKNNLKVTSPESVKGVYECAIGNFGVPQYGGTMVGSIFYPKSNQKGCKPFKDSDVSWKNKPGGIPVFLLADRGECYFTLKAWNAQKAGVAAILVADDRVEPLITMDTPEDGDTQPDYLQNISIPSALISKGLGDRIKEVLSKGELVGINLDWREALPHPDERVEYEFWTNSNDECGPKCESQLNFLMNFKGAAQILERKGYTEFTPHYITWYCPEAFIMSQQCKSQCINYGRYCAPDPEQDFSRGYDGKDVVVQNLRQACFFKVAKESGKPWQWWDYVTDFSIRCPMKDKKYNKECADRVIKSLGYDVRKVDQCIGDVEADVDNPVLKAEQEAQIGKGPRGDVTILPTLVINNRQYRGKLDKAAILKAICSGFEETTEPAICLSRDMETNECLQNNGGCWQDDSANVTACRDTFRGRVCHCPVVQGVKFVGDGYTHCEASGPLRCGISNGGCWKEKRHGRTYTACTDDHISGCSCPQGFRGDGVRDCEDVDECKEELACQCPNCKCKNTWGSYECSCKNHLLYIHEHDTCISKEGGISEVSWGIMWVVILGLCMAGVVAYALYKYRLRGYMDSEIRAIMAQYMPLDNQAEVPNHVPQGTV